A genomic segment from Zygotorulaspora mrakii chromosome 1, complete sequence encodes:
- the ORC5 gene encoding origin recognition complex subunit 5 (similar to Saccharomyces cerevisiae ORC5 (YNL261W); ancestral locus Anc_1.95): MISYPEDVLFRDYQLKSVAAFVHGDPTIACPNLIIQGNSSSGKTYVLQKFFEANPSLINAWLEPIELVSWKPLLQAVVRSVQNKLKILFCDLAHKECDPLEVEEPFLLVKALWNIFSQYDSLPTDINFFLVLDGFDRLQDLDAALFNKFIKFHELINTKSKIHLKLIYMIQDIAFVERYSSHCLPMIVFPSYSIEQIIEILIFTRVEQLVMSNTLRERIIKQGVEECTDEQFVSVAANYIKLIVQAFHSYTGNNINALNDFIDFKWHSYVQKITKENIFDPLALYRSSINLFLTTDDSFVEDEDNRDNYNEPSQTYELSAISKYLLIAAYICSYLGPRYDSNVFSRRSYLKSGRSSYGRRKKMETNPRYLQPSLFHLERLFAIFQAIFPVERTTESGSLASLREEALIRANVEVFQNLAELHVLKMVSTTVTKNIDFLSHKTKWKVNVPWEIVLEVAKSVNFDISQYFSGL; the protein is encoded by the coding sequence ATGATAAGTTACCCAGAAGATGTTCTTTTTCGAGATTACCAACTGAAAAGTGTAGCGGCCTTTGTTCACGGAGATCCAACGATTGCGTGTCCTAATTTGATTATTCAGGGAAATAGCAGCAGTGGGAAAACATACGTACtgcaaaaatttttcgaagCAAATCCTTCGTTAATCAATGCATGGTTGGAACCAATAGAATTAGTGTCGTGGAAGCCACTTTTGCAAGCCGTGGTAAGAAGTGTTCAAAATAAACTAAAGATTCTATTTTGCGACTTAGCGCATAAGGAGTGCGATCCATTAGAAGTGGAGGAGCCTTTTTTATTGGTCAAGGCACTCTGGAACATATTCTCACAATACGATTCATTGCCGACGGacatcaacttttttctcgtTCTCGATGGCTTTGATCGGTTGCAGGATTTAGACGCAGCTCTATTCAACAAATTCATAAAGTTTCACGAGCTCATCAATACGAAAAGCAAGATTCACTTAAAGTTAATCTACATGATACAGGATATTGCTTTTGTGGAAAGATATTCGAGTCATTGTCTTCCCATGATAGTTTTTCCTAGTTATTCAATTGAGCAGATCATTGAGATATTAATTTTCACTAGAGTAGAGCAATTAGTTATGAGTAACACCCTTAGGGAGAGGATCATAAAACAAGGTGTAGAGGAGTGTACGGATGAACAATTTGTAAGTGTGGCAGCAAATTATATAAAATTGATAGTTCAGGCATTTCACTCTTATACTGGAAACAATATCAATGCCCTCAATGATTTCATAGATTTCAAATGGCACTCATATGTGCAAAAAATTACCAAGGAGAATATATTTGATCCTTTAGCTCTGTATAGAAGCAGtatcaatttgtttttgactACAGACGATTCTTTTGtggaagatgaagataatcGTGACAATTATAACGAGCCCTCTCAAACGTATGAACTATCAgcgatttcaaaatatctaCTCATAGCAGCATACATATGCTCGTATTTGGGACCACGGTACGATAGTAatgttttttcaagaaggtCATATTTGAAGTCTGGAAGATCCTCCTATGGtcgaaggaaaaaaatggagaCAAATCCAAGATATCTCCAGCCTTCTCTTTTCCATTTAGAAAGACTCTTTGCTATTTTTCAGGCAATCTTTCCAGTGGAACGGACAACTGAAAGTGGGTCTTTGGCATCTTTGCGAGAAGAAGCACTTATCCGAGCAAATGTAGAGGTATTCCAAAACCTGGCAGAGTTGCATGTCCTTAAGATGGTCTCCACTACGGTTACTAAAAACATTGATTTCTTGAGTCATAAAACTAAATGGAAGGTCAATGTGCCATGGGAAATTGTTCTGGAAGTAGCGAAATCCgtcaattttgatatcagCCAGTATTTTAGTGGCCTTTAA
- the LIN1 gene encoding U5 snRNP complex subunit LIN1 (similar to Saccharomyces cerevisiae LIN1 (YHR156C); ancestral locus Anc_1.96) has protein sequence MSSYEFSSSDPLKVRKKAVESDEDDESLEDLVEENGFLSKSVSQRIKRHKYLASYNSDSSEDDESDSDGPVRQREGTGAITEGQDSEDKNDMFSLEDEEEVGNEGNEERKARRLKALDINKFNEENLKNLGSETDDVGFNEEEGSIRIEAFNIEEESKRGMFDEDGNYMEAEEHEDDVFQDQDMWIRDFKDVSKTAEAQKKLAKSQVQQQRESQKRKKIYMLDEALIRLQYLLSKDDTVLDTLGKYNKLREKQARQKVLDSSGRNVKEYVVNAINLLADLVAILESKGVSNVYELNRPHIETLIKEESLTAETTDNYKTGLWHFKWMSKMDDIHGLYTNYQMQYWKQTYFNHKVVVKYRDEQDEKSNWLDIDCVTFM, from the coding sequence ATGAGCTCTTATGAATTTTCCTCCAGTGATCCTCTTAAAGTAAGGAAAAAAGCTGTTGAAAGTGATGAGGATGACGAAAGCCTGGAAGATCTAGTCGAGGAGAACGGGTTCCTGAGCAAATCTGTCTCTCAGCGAATAAAACGACATAAGTACTTAGCCTCATATAATTCGGATTCCTCAGAAGACGACGAAAGCGATTCAGATGGTCCTGTACGACAGAGAGAGGGCACAGGAGCGATTACCGAAGGTCAAGATAGtgaagataaaaatgatatgTTCTCACTAGAggacgaagaagaagttggcAATGAAGGGAATGAGGAAAGGAAGGCAAGACGGTTGAAGGCTCTGGATATTaacaaattcaatgaagaaaatttaaaaaaccTGGGTTCAGAGACAGATGATGTCGGGTTTAACGAGGAAGAAGGCTCAATAAGAATAGAGGCTTTTAATATCGAGGAAGAATCAAAACGTGGTATGTTCGATGAAGATGGGAACTATATGGAAGCAGAGGAACATGAAGATGATGTTTTCCAAGATCAAGATATGTGGATTCGAGACTTCAAGGACGTCAGTAAAACTGCAGAAGCACAAAAGAAGTTGGCGAAGAGCCAGGTACAACAACAACGTGAAAGCCAAAAGcggaaaaaaatttatatGCTAGATGAGGCTCTAATTAGACTACAGTATTTGCTTTCCAAAGATGATACCGTGTTGGATACATTGGGAAAGTATAACAAACTGCGAGAGAAGCAAGCGCGCCAGAAAGTTTTGGATTCTAGTGGTAGAAACGTTAAGGAATACGTTGTAAATGCCATAAATTTGCTAGCTGATCTTGTGGCAATTCTGGAAAGCAAAGGTGTCAGCAATGTATATGAATTAAACAGGCCTCACATCGAAACATTGATTAAAGAAGAGTCGTTAACAGCGGAGACCACCGACAACTACAAAACAGGACTATGGCATTTCAAGTGGATGTCAAAAATGGATGATATTCATGGATTATATACAAACTATCAGATGCAGTACTGGAAACAGACTTATTTTAACCACAAAGTTGTCGTAAAATACCGGGACGAGCAAGATGAGAAAAGTAATTGGTTGGATATAGATTGTGTAACGTTCATGTAA
- the LTO1 gene encoding ribosome biosynthesis protein LTO1 (similar to Saccharomyces cerevisiae YNL260C; ancestral locus Anc_1.97): MSPRTSNGDLNDAMDELLNLEEKFYKEGYEEGLAVKAKDNFRQGKQYGLQVGLQRFLLLGEIEGYIDVIAAQNIDNTSLSKNIEIVRSLLRGLRFDNSDETVADFDSRVLKIKNKFRTILLVLNRKQNYGFKDSIIFDMLDKTSSSLGGTLKAYVEDGIGTDDVSFNGKQQDW; encoded by the coding sequence ATGTCTCCAAGAACATCAAATGGCGATTTGAACGATGCCATGGACGAGTTGTTGAATCTAGAGGAGAAGTTTTACAAGGAGGGTTATGAGGAGGGATTGGCTGTTAAGGCTAAGGATAATTTCAGGCAAGGAAAACAGTATGGATTGCAGGTTGGTCTCCAAAGATTTCTACTCTTGGGAGAAATAGAGGGGTATATTGATGTAATAGCtgctcaaaatattgataataCTTCTCTATCAAAGAACATAGAGATCGTGCGTTCGCTATTGAGAGGATTGCGATTTGACAACAGCGATGAGACAGTGGCGGACTTCGATTCAAGAGTTTTAAAAATTAAGAACAAGTTCAGAACAATACTCCTCGTACTAAATAGGAAGCAAAATTACGGTTTCAAGGATTCAattatttttgatatgttGGACAAAACCTCCTCTTCTTTAGGTGGAACACTCAAGGCGTATGTGGAAGACGGTATCGGAACGGATGATGTGTCTTTTAATGGAAAGCAGCAAGACTGGTAA
- the ATX1 gene encoding copper metallochaperone ATX1 (similar to Saccharomyces cerevisiae ATX1 (YNL259C); ancestral locus Anc_1.98), translated as MSEQSHYQYNVSMSCSGCSNSVSKVLKRLEPAVSKVDISLEDQTVDVFTSLPYETILEKIKKTGKTVNSGKKL; from the coding sequence ATGTCGGAACAAAGTCACTACCAATACAATGTTTCTATGAGTTGCTCAGGATGCTCAAACTCTGTTAGCAAGGTGTTGAAGAGACTGGAACCTGCAGTGTCAAAGGTGGATATTTCGTTGGAAGATCAAACTGTTGACGTTTTCACCAGTTTGCCATACGAGACcattttggaaaagatcaagaagaCCGGTAAAACAGTTAACTCCGGGAAAAAGCTTTAA
- the DSL1 gene encoding Dsl1p (similar to Saccharomyces cerevisiae DSL1 (YNL258C); ancestral locus Anc_1.99), translating into MEGVVQIIRDPVRNLLGDNDKLLRELKNDKLLEEYLNSNRENGHNSSDILSREQELSKELHELSRLRSIPGLVLEIETNLELQEFENCYQSLKTLRKKLYENEFILNKSFGLQQSVSRFVDGLHVKFVHQVHEVCKAFWKVQDDSIALHKRIKWGKDDVEIEYSAFIESVATLFFPEGLVDSKHWIIDDMLLADLQENVRATLKSIFNDHIHLDVIVEKMKSLIFVGKKEIAFSDDKDFLILKGVYIGNEETTAGTLSNFESILLFLDHTSPPGAKSVLVRRLCPVLANDLLKVIKKNASGVFGPQESSVKKKALRVNCLLEKLLNSQEDMSKAIASEIERLLTSEELYVHLQLEKIFQEQLQELRMLFEDENKNLVRVEPKLVTYQTGSSRNSMAADGMTNKNLKDDETEDWGWEADDGWDDQIDVSVEGDNVSRISKKSRNTEKTDDLGAVEDNADTEGVEDGWDDAWNVDFDVEDERKSMKSVETKSSFKVTSLSKKYMASIRVFSQRWKEKCGGSFDEPYYRYKLNVLQTAYMGMCIPYFGDDWCQLSRDLSYIHSADRSFSRLYELALNYLDFNIRTREKICDTYVSQQLEEFEQNESNPSWDTTITELLPFIHNEVIGPFSQLNNGVAQECITKFLKFLYQNCIAGKILTWNIISEKNSENLSEFISLIFAKTEVTILPHSKEMSELREKFSFIGTFLPLHLKDIMELFYHGDFYLFTTDEIIQWIVLLFAETPLRRNAIDDIREIRNVELE; encoded by the coding sequence GCAGGAGCTGAGTAAAGAGCTGCATGAATTGAGTCGGCTTAGAAGCATTCCGGGGCTAGTGTTGGAGATTGAAACCAATCTTGAACTCCAGGAGTTCGAGAATTGCTACCAGTCGTTGAAGACtttgagaaagaaattaTATGAGAATGAGTTCATCCTGAATAAAAGCTTTGGTCTACAACAATCAGTTTCCAGATTTGTTGATGGTTTGCACGTCAAGTTTGTGCATCAGGTCCATGAAGTATGCAAAGCCTTTTGGAAAGTACAGGATGATTCGATCGCACTTCATAAACGGATCAAGTGGGGCAAGGATGACGTTGAAATAGAATATTCGGCTTTTATAGAGTCTGTTGCAACACTATTTTTCCCAGAAGGGCTTGTGGATTCGAAACACTGGATTATCGACGACATGCTCCTAGCTGATCTCCAAGAAAATGTCAGAGCCACTTTGAAATCCATATTTAATGATCACATACATCTTGACGTAATagtggaaaaaatgaagagtCTAATATTTGTTGGAAAAAAGGAGATTGCATTCAGTGACGACAAGGATTTCCTCATCCTCAAAGGGGTGTATATTGGTAATGAGGAGACAACCGCTGGAACGTtatcaaactttgaaagcATTCTTCTGTTTCTTGATCACACATCGCCACCTGGAGCTAAGTCAGTGCTTGTACGAAGACTTTGTCCTGTTCTTGCAAATGATCTATTAAAagttatcaaaaaaaatgcatccGGCGTTTTCGGTCCACAAGAAAGCTCTGTTAAAAAGAAAGCTCTTCGTGTCAATTGTTTACtagaaaaacttttgaacaGTCAAGAGGACATGTCAAAAGCAATCGCAAGTGAAATTGAGCGTCTTTTGACTAGTGAAGAGTTATATGTCCATCTGcagcttgaaaaaatcttccaAGAACAATTGCAAGAGCTGCGCATGctatttgaagatgaaaacaaaaatttaGTAAGAGTTGAGCCTAAGCTTGTAACTTACCAGACAGGAAGCTCAAGGAATTCTATGGCCGCAGATGGTATGACAAATAAAAACttaaaagatgatgaaaccGAAGATTGGGGCTGGGAAGCAGATGATGGTTGGGATGATCAGATTGACGTTAGCGTTGAGGGAGATAATGTAAGCCGCATATCGAAAAAAAGTAGGAACACAGAAAAGACAGACGATCTTGGAGCTGTAGAAGATAATGCAGACACCGAAGGAGTTGAAGACGGATGGGATGACGCTTGGAATGTTGATTTCGATGTAGAAGATGAGCGAAAATCCATGAAAAGCGTTGAGACCAAATCTTCTTTTAAGGTTACgtcattatcaaaaaaatatatggCATCGATTCGAGTCTTCTCTCAAAGGTGGAAAGAGAAATGTGGTGGTTCATTTGATGAACCGTATTATCGTTACAAATTGAATGTGCTTCAAACTGCGTATATGGGAATGTGCATACCATATTTTGGAGATGATTGGTGTCAGCTATCGAGAGATTTAAGCTACATACACTCGGCAGATAgatcattttcaagacTGTATGAATTGGCTTTGAATTATTTGGATTTTAATATTAGAACtagagaaaaaatttgtgaTACTTACGTGTCACAAcaattggaagaatttgagCAAAACGAGTCAAACCCCTCTTGGGATACGACAATCACTGAGTTGTTGCCTTTTATTCACAACGAAGTGATTGGGCctttttctcaattgaaCAATGGAGTCGCACAAGAGTGTAtcacaaaatttttgaaatttttatatCAGAATTGTATCGCAGGAAAAATTCTGACTTGGAATATTATATCTGAGAAAAATTCTGAGAATTTATCAGAATTTATCTCTTTGATATTCGCAAAGACAGAAGTCACAATTCTACCTCACAGCAAGGAAATGAGTGAACTGCGTGAAAAGTTTTCCTTCATAGGAACGTTTCTACCCCTACATCTCAAGGACATAATGGAATTGTTCTATCACGGCGACTTCTATCTTTTTACCACTGACGAAATTATACAATGGATCGTTTTATTGTTCGCAGAGACCCCACTGAGAAGAAATGCCATCGATGATATAAGAGAAATTAGGAACGTCGAGCTAGAATAA